The Impatiens glandulifera unplaced genomic scaffold, dImpGla2.1, whole genome shotgun sequence genome has a window encoding:
- the LOC124918210 gene encoding uncharacterized protein LOC124918210, producing MHNVLAFRFNYTSNKLECLGQSPNNRKYFNHNNATISLTRKETQKYITISSSLVTPRNDQYLKTLLDSSRPFLRGELEAIDEKLPSFVSVLRSVGAGECWHKHGNFLGHLMGVYRILKIWGVQNAVCLCGLFHSAYSNSYTNLAIFDPTTGRDVVRGHVGPEAERLIHLFCIIPRQTLIHDDLLFKYVDSELVEHLKLSEISVSNAKEKRLFDDDEPWRKKIQSLVPSDGVILKHIKTGEDVRISRRLVAIFLLITMADFSDQFYGFQDILFGNTNGRMEFSENDWDAGIWPGNGKPGLWMNSVSRMGAIYSLLVREEEIFIQQRMCNSNQSETESIKDRDEELKLVIPPVFNYCTRVLDSEEQIAGRELYWEAVCNGGNEKKEKVEKLLLDSILKNPFVGEPHVVLGQVYAGQGRFEEAEMEAEKGVKLMLEWGSPWDKRVTWEGWIAWARVVLMKSKDKSWPNTSWGILNLGLVK from the exons aTGCATAACGTTTTGGCATTCAGATTCAACTACACATCAAACAAACTCGAATGTTTGGGACAAAGCCCAAATAATCGCAAATACTTCAATCACAACAACGCGACAATCTCTCTAACACGGaaagaaacacaaaaatacatCACAATATCATCTTCTTTGGTAACCCCTCGTAACGACCAATATCTCAAGACCCTATTGGATTCTTCACGTCCTTTCCTTCGGGGAGAGCTTGAGGCCATCGACGAGAAACTTCCATCATTTGTGTCAGTTCTCCGGTCAGTTGGTGCCGGAGAATGCTGGCACAAACATGGAAATTTCCTTGGACACCTTATGGGTGTCTACCGGATTCTAAAAATATGGGGTGTGCAAAATGCAGTTTGTCTATGCGGTCTTTTCCACTCCGCATATTCCAACTCCTACACTAACCTCGCGATATTCGATCCCACTACTGGCCGCGACGTAGTTCGCGGCCACGTGGGACCAGAAGCCGAACGCCTCATACACCTCTTCTGCATTATTCCTCGACAAACCTTAATCCACGACGATCTCTTGTTCAAATACGTGGATTCTGAACTTGTCGAGCACCTGAAACTGTCGGAAATTTCGGTGAGCAATGCAAAGGAGAAGCGGTTGTTCGATGACGATGAACCGTGGAGGAAAAAGATCCAGTCGCTTGTGCCATCAGATGGGGTCATACTCAAGCATATCAAAACAGGGGAAGATGTTCGAATCTCACGAAG GCTCGTGGCGATTTTCCTATTGATCACCATGGCGGATTTCAGCGATCAATTCTACGGATTTCAG GATATTTTGTTTGGAAACACAAATGGAAGAATGGAATTTTCAGAAAACGACTGGGATGCCGGAATATGGCCAGGAAATGGGAAACCAGGGCTATGGATGAATTCGGTATCCCGAATGGGAGCAATCTACAGTCTGCTGGTAAGAGAAGAAGAGATTTTCATCCAACAAAGGATGTGCAATTCAAATCAATCTGAAACAGAATCAATAAAAGACAGAGATGAAGAACTGAAGCTGGTAATCCCTCCTGTCTTCAATTACTGCACTAGAGTATTAGATTCAGAGGAGCAAATAGCTGGTAGGGAATTATACTGGGAAGCAGTCTGCAATGGTGGAAatgagaagaaggagaaggttGAAAAGCTGCTGCTTGATTCTATATTGAAGAATCCATTCGTGGGAGAACCTCATGTGGTTCTAGGTCAAGTGTATGCAGGACAGGGGAGATTCGAGGAAGCAGAGATGGAGGCCGAGAAAGGAGTAAAGTTGATGTTGGAATGGGGAAGCCCGTGGGATAAGAGGGTGACTTGGGAAGGGTGGATTGCTTGGGCTAGAGTTGTTCTTATGAAGTCTAAAGACAAGTCTTGGCCAAACACTTCTTGGGGTATCCTTAATCTTGGTCTTGTCAAGTGA